The Cellulomonas wangleii genome includes a region encoding these proteins:
- a CDS encoding magnesium transporter MgtE N-terminal domain-containing protein, translating to MSSVGARVFVARLAGTAVFDPIGDEVGRVRDVVVLVRLTGAPRAVGLVVEVPGRRRVFLPLTRVTAVDAGQVISTGLVNMRRFEQRVSETLVVGELLDRTVELADGSGTARVEDVAMELQRNGDWWVTKVFVRRTDQRGGLLRRRGETMLLPIEEVVGLGRPSESQGAQLLLAQYEDLKPADLADVLHDMGVRRRLEVASALDDERLADVLEELPEDDQVAILGGLERGRAADVLEAMQPDDAADLLGELPQEQAAELLALMEPAEAKDVRRLLAYEDNTAGGLMTTEPVILGPETSIAAALAHVRRQDLNPALASLVFVARPPLETPTGRYIGVVHLQRMLREPPHEAIGQIVDTDLEPVAVDAPLLSVTRQLATYNLLALPVVDEQRRLLGAVSVDDVLDHLLPDDWRETDDVHVGPPTRPTAVTRDGRAVGRG from the coding sequence GTGAGCAGCGTCGGCGCCCGGGTGTTCGTCGCGCGTCTCGCCGGCACCGCCGTCTTCGACCCGATCGGCGACGAGGTCGGCCGGGTGCGCGACGTCGTCGTGCTCGTGCGCCTGACGGGCGCACCCCGCGCGGTGGGCCTGGTGGTCGAGGTCCCCGGCCGGCGCCGGGTCTTCCTGCCGCTGACGCGCGTGACGGCGGTCGACGCGGGCCAGGTCATCTCCACCGGGCTGGTCAACATGCGCCGCTTCGAGCAGCGCGTGTCCGAGACCCTGGTGGTGGGCGAGCTGCTGGACCGTACGGTCGAGCTCGCCGACGGCTCGGGCACGGCGCGCGTCGAGGACGTGGCGATGGAGCTGCAGCGCAACGGCGACTGGTGGGTCACCAAGGTCTTCGTGCGGCGCACCGACCAGCGCGGTGGCCTGCTGCGCCGGCGGGGCGAGACGATGCTGCTGCCGATCGAGGAGGTCGTGGGCCTCGGTCGCCCGTCGGAGTCGCAGGGCGCCCAGCTGCTGCTCGCCCAGTACGAGGACCTCAAGCCCGCCGACCTGGCGGACGTGCTGCACGACATGGGCGTGCGGCGCCGGCTGGAGGTCGCCTCGGCGCTCGACGACGAGCGCCTGGCGGACGTGCTCGAGGAGCTGCCCGAGGACGACCAGGTGGCGATCCTGGGCGGGCTGGAGCGCGGGCGCGCGGCCGACGTGCTGGAGGCGATGCAGCCCGACGACGCCGCCGACCTGCTGGGCGAGCTGCCCCAGGAGCAGGCGGCCGAGCTGCTGGCGCTCATGGAGCCGGCCGAGGCCAAGGACGTGCGCCGCCTGCTGGCGTACGAGGACAACACCGCGGGGGGTCTGATGACCACCGAGCCGGTGATCCTGGGGCCGGAGACGTCGATCGCCGCGGCGCTGGCCCACGTGCGGCGACAGGACCTCAACCCCGCCCTCGCGTCGCTCGTCTTCGTCGCCCGCCCGCCCCTGGAGACGCCGACCGGCCGCTACATCGGCGTCGTGCACCTCCAGCGGATGCTGCGCGAGCCGCCGCACGAGGCGATCGGGCAGATCGTGGACACGGACCTGGAACCGGTCGCGGTGGACGCGCCGCTGCTGTCGGTGACGCGCCAGCTGGCGACGTACAACCTGCTGGCCCTGCCGGTCGTCGACGAGCAGCGCCGCCTGCTGGGCGCGGTGTCGGTCGACGACGTGCTGGACCACCTGCTGCCCGACGACTGGCGCGAGACCGACGACGTGCACGTGGGGCCGCCGACGCGGCCCACCGCGGTGACGCGCGACGGCAGGGCGGTGGGACGTGGCTGA
- a CDS encoding DUF1003 domain-containing protein has translation MAERLDQPRVRGRSLLPRWQVEADASGRVSESIARFLGTPRFILYLTAFCVVWLAWNSWGPEHLRFDQSENGFTALTLMLSLQASYAAPLILLAQNRQADRDRVSAEQDRQRAERNLADTEFLAREMASLRIALSEVATRDFVRSELRGLLEDLQAEQAAAADDHHDRRHGDARRGTADR, from the coding sequence GTGGCTGAGCGTCTCGACCAGCCGCGGGTGCGCGGCCGCTCCCTGCTGCCCCGCTGGCAGGTCGAGGCGGACGCCTCGGGCCGCGTCTCGGAGTCCATCGCGCGGTTCCTCGGCACGCCGCGGTTCATCCTGTACCTGACGGCGTTCTGCGTGGTGTGGCTCGCGTGGAACTCGTGGGGTCCGGAGCACCTGCGGTTCGACCAGTCGGAGAACGGCTTCACCGCCCTGACGCTGATGCTCTCGCTGCAGGCGTCGTACGCCGCCCCGCTGATCCTGCTCGCGCAGAACCGCCAGGCGGACCGGGACCGCGTCTCGGCGGAGCAGGACCGGCAGCGGGCCGAGCGCAACCTGGCCGACACGGAGTTCCTGGCCCGCGAGATGGCGTCGCTGCGCATCGCCCTGTCCGAGGTCGCCACCCGCGACTTCGTCCGCTCCGAGCTGCGGGGCCTCCTGGAGGACCTGCAGGCGGAGCAGGCCGCGGCCGCGGACGACCACCACGACCGGCGGCACGGCGACGCACGGCGCGGCACGGCCGACCGCTGA
- a CDS encoding Mrp/NBP35 family ATP-binding protein, with amino-acid sequence MPPLENPAPADPLVDAVRTALAGVQDPEIRRPITDLGMVRSVEVEPREGGAFVVVGLDLTTPGCPLKETLTRDVTAAVAPLDGVVGVRVDLGVMSAEQRADLRTMLRGTDAEPQIPFAQPGSLTKVIAVASGKGGVGKSSVTANLAVAMAADGLRVGVVDADIYGFSIPRMLGVDRPPTKVDDMLLPPVAHDVKVVSIGMFVPAGQPVVWRGPMLHRALQQFLADVFWGDLDVLLLDLPPGTGDIAISVAQLLPGSELVVVTTPQVAAAEVAERAGAVAVQTRQRVVGVVENMSWLEQPDGSRLELFGAGGGQRVADNLARLTGAAVPLLGQVPLDVALREAGDGGAPVVLTAPDSPAAAVLRSVARTLASRPRNLAGRPLDLSPVGR; translated from the coding sequence GTGCCGCCCCTCGAGAACCCCGCGCCCGCCGACCCGCTCGTCGACGCCGTCCGCACGGCCCTGGCCGGCGTGCAGGACCCCGAGATCCGTCGCCCGATCACGGACCTCGGGATGGTGCGGTCCGTGGAGGTCGAGCCGCGCGAGGGCGGTGCGTTCGTCGTCGTCGGTCTCGACCTGACCACGCCCGGGTGCCCGCTGAAGGAGACGCTCACGCGGGACGTGACGGCCGCGGTGGCACCCCTGGACGGGGTGGTCGGCGTGCGCGTCGACCTGGGTGTGATGTCGGCCGAGCAGCGCGCCGACCTGCGCACGATGCTGCGCGGCACCGACGCCGAGCCGCAGATCCCCTTCGCCCAGCCCGGGTCGTTGACCAAGGTCATCGCGGTCGCCTCGGGCAAGGGCGGCGTCGGCAAGTCGTCGGTCACGGCCAACCTGGCCGTCGCCATGGCCGCCGACGGCCTGCGCGTGGGCGTGGTCGACGCCGACATCTACGGCTTCTCCATCCCGCGGATGCTCGGCGTGGACCGCCCGCCGACGAAGGTCGACGACATGCTGCTGCCGCCGGTCGCCCACGACGTCAAGGTCGTGTCCATCGGCATGTTCGTGCCGGCCGGGCAGCCGGTGGTCTGGCGCGGGCCGATGCTGCACCGGGCGCTGCAGCAGTTCCTCGCGGACGTCTTCTGGGGCGACCTGGACGTGCTGCTGCTGGACCTGCCCCCCGGGACGGGCGACATCGCGATCTCCGTGGCGCAGCTGCTGCCGGGCTCCGAGCTGGTGGTCGTGACCACGCCGCAGGTCGCGGCGGCGGAGGTGGCGGAGCGCGCCGGTGCCGTGGCGGTGCAGACGCGCCAGCGCGTCGTGGGCGTGGTCGAGAACATGTCCTGGCTCGAGCAGCCCGACGGCAGCCGGTTGGAGCTGTTCGGCGCCGGCGGTGGGCAGCGGGTCGCGGACAACCTCGCGCGGCTCACCGGGGCTGCTGTGCCGCTGCTGGGGCAGGTGCCGCTGGACGTCGCGCTGCGGGAGGCCGGCGACGGCGGGGCACCGGTCGTCCTGACGGCGCCCGACTCCCCCGCGGCCGCGGTGCTGCGCTCGGTCGCCCGCACCCTCGCGTCCCGGCCGCGGAACCTGGCGGGCCGCCCGCTGGACCTGTCGCCCGTCGGGCGCTGA
- a CDS encoding endo-1,4-beta-xylanase has product MTITRHRHGRRRASAVSAVAVATLAVALAVPAAAAGSTLQAAAAESGRYFGTAIAASRLNDGTYTNIANREFNMITAENEMKMDAMQPNRGQFNWSSGDRIVNWARQNGKQVRGHALAWHSQQPEWMRTMEGPSLRTAMLDHVTQVATYYRGKIHSWDVVNEAFADGNSGGRRDSNLQRTGNDWIEAAFRAARAADPGAKLCYNDYNTDNWSHAKTQGVYNMVKDFKARGVPIDCVGFQAHFNSGNPVPSNYDVTLRNFAALGVDVQITELDIEGSGSSQAQQFQGVVQACLSVARCTGITVWGVRDSDSWRASGTPLLFDGSGNKKAAYTSTLNALNAGGTPVPSTSPTPGPSTSPTPGPSTSPTPTPTTTPPPTGSGTCTATYSEGQKWNDRFNGTVTIRANGNISSWTSTVTVRSPQRIIATWSGSPTWDSSGNVMTMRPSGSGALADGQTVSFGFTVQHGGNWTWPTVACSAS; this is encoded by the coding sequence ATGACGATCACACGTCACCGGCATGGACGCCGACGCGCCAGCGCCGTCAGCGCCGTCGCCGTGGCCACCCTGGCCGTGGCCCTGGCCGTGCCGGCCGCCGCAGCGGGCAGCACGCTCCAGGCGGCCGCAGCCGAGTCGGGTCGCTACTTCGGCACCGCGATCGCGGCCAGCCGGCTCAACGACGGGACCTACACGAACATCGCGAACCGTGAGTTCAACATGATCACGGCCGAGAACGAGATGAAGATGGACGCGATGCAGCCCAACCGCGGCCAGTTCAACTGGTCCTCGGGCGACCGCATCGTCAACTGGGCCCGGCAGAACGGCAAGCAGGTCCGCGGGCACGCCCTCGCGTGGCACTCCCAGCAGCCCGAGTGGATGCGGACCATGGAGGGCCCCAGCCTGCGCACGGCCATGCTCGACCACGTCACCCAGGTCGCCACGTACTACCGCGGCAAGATCCACAGCTGGGACGTGGTGAACGAGGCGTTCGCCGACGGGAACTCCGGCGGCCGCCGCGACTCCAACCTGCAGCGCACGGGCAACGACTGGATCGAGGCGGCCTTCCGCGCCGCCCGAGCGGCCGACCCCGGCGCCAAGCTCTGCTACAACGACTACAACACCGACAACTGGTCCCACGCCAAGACGCAGGGCGTCTACAACATGGTCAAGGACTTCAAGGCGCGCGGCGTGCCGATCGACTGCGTCGGCTTCCAGGCGCACTTCAACTCGGGCAACCCGGTGCCGTCGAACTACGACGTGACGCTGCGGAACTTCGCCGCGCTCGGCGTGGACGTGCAGATCACCGAGCTCGACATCGAGGGCTCCGGCTCCTCGCAGGCGCAGCAGTTCCAGGGCGTCGTCCAGGCCTGCCTCTCCGTGGCCCGCTGCACCGGCATCACGGTGTGGGGCGTGCGTGACAGCGACTCGTGGCGCGCCTCGGGCACCCCGCTGCTGTTCGACGGCTCGGGCAACAAGAAGGCGGCCTACACGAGCACGCTCAACGCGCTCAACGCCGGCGGCACGCCGGTCCCGAGCACGAGCCCGACACCCGGCCCCTCGACGAGCCCGACGCCCGGCCCCAGCACCAGCCCGACGCCGACCCCGACGACGACGCCGCCGCCCACGGGCAGCGGCACCTGCACGGCGACGTACTCCGAGGGCCAGAAGTGGAACGACCGGTTCAACGGCACGGTGACCATCCGCGCCAACGGCAACATCAGCAGCTGGACCTCGACCGTCACGGTCCGGTCCCCGCAGCGCATCATCGCGACCTGGAGCGGCTCGCCCACCTGGGACAGCAGCGGCAACGTCATGACGATGCGTCCCAGCGGCAGCGGCGCCCTGGCTGACGGCCAGACGGTGTCGTTCGGCTTCACCGTGCAGCACGGCGGCAACTGGACGTGGCCGACGGTGGCCTGCTCGGCCTCCTGA
- a CDS encoding DeoR/GlpR family DNA-binding transcription regulator, translating to MLATQRRERILDEIRTHGAVRVADLVTALDVSDMTVRRDIAELARDGLVRRVHGGAVAPDTPARSTDEPGFEAKRTWSSAEKSAIARAALADVEPGQSLALSAGTTTWLLATLIAADPALRPLTVVTNGLRVADALHGVPDVEVVLTGGTRTPSDALVGPVADATLHHLRVDRAFLGVHGLDADGATTPNLAEAATDRALVRCAAATTVLADHTKWGTVGLARICGLDEIDTLVVDTGLAPDARAHLADAVARLVLAAPTATPATPGGQQ from the coding sequence ATGCTTGCCACCCAACGGCGGGAACGGATCCTCGACGAGATCCGGACGCACGGTGCCGTGCGCGTCGCCGACCTCGTCACCGCGCTGGACGTCTCCGACATGACGGTCCGCCGCGACATCGCCGAGCTCGCCCGCGACGGCCTCGTGCGCCGCGTCCACGGCGGCGCCGTCGCCCCCGACACCCCCGCCCGCTCGACCGACGAGCCGGGCTTCGAGGCCAAGCGCACCTGGTCCTCGGCGGAGAAGTCCGCGATCGCCCGCGCCGCGCTCGCCGACGTCGAACCCGGCCAGTCGCTCGCGCTGTCCGCCGGCACCACGACCTGGCTGCTGGCCACGCTGATCGCGGCCGACCCCGCGCTGCGCCCGCTCACGGTGGTGACCAACGGCCTGCGCGTCGCGGACGCGCTGCACGGCGTCCCCGACGTCGAGGTCGTGCTCACCGGCGGCACCCGCACCCCGTCGGACGCGCTCGTCGGGCCCGTCGCGGACGCCACCCTGCACCACCTACGCGTCGACCGCGCCTTCCTCGGCGTCCACGGTCTGGACGCCGACGGCGCCACGACCCCCAACCTCGCCGAGGCAGCCACCGACCGCGCCCTGGTGCGCTGCGCGGCGGCGACCACGGTCCTGGCCGACCACACCAAGTGGGGCACGGTCGGCCTCGCGCGCATCTGCGGCCTCGACGAGATCGACACCCTGGTCGTCGACACGGGACTGGCCCCCGACGCCCGTGCCCACCTCGCCGACGCCGTCGCCCGCCTCGTGCTGGCCGCCCCGACCGCCACCCCCGCCACCCCCGGAGGCCAGCAGTGA
- the galT gene encoding galactose-1-phosphate uridylyltransferase, with protein sequence MSTDPQPDLAARVRRTATRLADGRELIYFDDSEPYVSGAATRRLDDPRPLPDRYAPVVDADGVAHPVTGPELRLDPLTGEWIPMAAHRMNRTFLPPADANPLAPARPGAAYQDGEIPDTDYDVVVFENRFPSLMTLPGVETGTELVDGEPLWQRRAGVGRCEVICFSSDPTASLATVGPRRMRTVVEAWTDRTRELSALPGVEQVFCFENRGKEIGVTLHHPHGQIYAFPYVTPRTQAMLRQARAHHEATGRLLLRDVLDAELRHGRRVVLESEHWVAYVPYAARWPVEVHLAPRRDVPDLPALTDAEKADLSTTYLTLLRRLDQFFVDGDGGAIPLPYISGWHQAPVHEGRDVSRLHLQVFSVLRAPGKLKYLAGVESAMASWISDTTPERIARRLQELA encoded by the coding sequence GTGAGCACCGACCCGCAGCCCGACCTCGCCGCCCGCGTGCGCCGCACCGCCACCCGGCTGGCCGACGGCCGCGAGCTCATCTACTTCGACGACTCCGAGCCGTACGTCTCCGGGGCTGCCACGCGGCGGCTCGACGACCCGCGCCCGCTGCCGGACCGGTACGCCCCCGTCGTCGACGCCGACGGCGTCGCGCACCCCGTCACCGGACCCGAGCTGCGCCTGGACCCGCTCACCGGCGAGTGGATCCCCATGGCGGCGCACCGCATGAACCGCACGTTCCTGCCCCCGGCGGACGCGAACCCCCTCGCCCCGGCGCGGCCCGGCGCGGCCTACCAGGACGGGGAGATCCCCGACACCGACTACGACGTCGTCGTGTTCGAGAACCGGTTCCCCTCCCTCATGACCCTGCCCGGGGTGGAGACCGGCACCGAGCTCGTCGACGGCGAGCCGCTGTGGCAGCGTCGCGCGGGCGTGGGCCGCTGCGAGGTCATCTGCTTCTCGTCCGACCCGACCGCGTCCCTGGCCACCGTCGGGCCGCGGCGCATGCGCACGGTCGTCGAGGCGTGGACCGACCGCACGCGGGAGCTGTCCGCGCTGCCCGGTGTCGAGCAGGTGTTCTGCTTCGAGAACCGCGGCAAGGAGATCGGCGTCACCCTGCACCACCCGCACGGCCAGATCTACGCGTTCCCGTACGTGACCCCGCGGACGCAGGCGATGCTGCGGCAGGCCCGGGCGCACCACGAGGCCACAGGTCGGCTGCTGCTGCGCGACGTCCTCGACGCCGAGCTGCGCCACGGCCGCCGGGTGGTGCTGGAGTCCGAGCACTGGGTGGCGTACGTCCCGTACGCCGCGCGGTGGCCCGTCGAGGTGCACCTCGCACCGCGGCGCGACGTGCCGGACCTGCCGGCGCTGACCGACGCCGAGAAGGCCGACCTGTCGACCACCTACCTCACCCTGCTGCGCCGGCTCGACCAGTTCTTCGTCGACGGTGACGGCGGTGCGATCCCGCTGCCCTACATCAGCGGCTGGCACCAGGCCCCGGTGCACGAGGGGCGCGACGTGTCCCGCCTGCACCTGCAGGTCTTCTCCGTGCTGCGGGCGCCGGGCAAGCTCAAGTACCTGGCCGGGGTGGAGTCCGCGATGGCCTCGTGGATCTCCGACACCACGCCCGAGCGGATCGCGCGCCGCCTGCAGGAGCTCGCGTGA
- the galK gene encoding galactokinase, which produces MTDTATVWTAAWDRPAGEERARELFDATFGTAPDGVWSAPGRVNLIGEHTDYNAGLALPVALPHRTYAAVARRDDDLVRLVSAQEPSGVREVRLAHAVPGAVRGWAAYVVGVAWALREAGHDVGGFDVAIDSCVPFGAGLSSSAALEASVAVALDAVHGLGLAGGVDADGAARDDAGRARVAELCVRAENEMAGAPTGGMDQAASLRARAGHALLLDCRDGGVRHVPFDLAAHGLALLVVDTRAEHSHVDGEYAQRRAACEDAARRLGVASLREVADAAEGTGAALAALATAADGDVLVRRVRHVTSEIARVRAFVEALDAGDVPAVGPLMDASHASLRDDYEVSCRELDVAVDATLAAGALGARMTGGGFGGSAIALVRAADVDAVATAVAAAFAARGLATPAFAVAVAGPPAA; this is translated from the coding sequence ATGACCGACACCGCCACCGTCTGGACCGCGGCCTGGGACCGCCCGGCGGGCGAGGAGCGTGCCCGGGAGCTGTTCGACGCGACGTTCGGGACGGCGCCCGACGGCGTCTGGTCCGCCCCCGGCCGCGTCAACCTCATCGGTGAGCACACCGACTACAACGCCGGCCTCGCGCTGCCCGTCGCGCTGCCGCACCGCACGTACGCCGCGGTCGCGCGGCGCGACGACGACCTCGTGCGCCTGGTGTCCGCGCAGGAGCCGTCGGGGGTCCGCGAGGTCCGCCTGGCGCACGCCGTGCCCGGCGCGGTGAGGGGATGGGCGGCGTACGTCGTGGGCGTGGCGTGGGCGCTGCGCGAGGCGGGCCACGACGTCGGCGGGTTCGACGTCGCGATCGACTCGTGCGTGCCGTTCGGCGCCGGTCTGTCGTCGTCGGCGGCGCTCGAGGCGTCGGTCGCGGTCGCGCTCGACGCGGTGCACGGCCTCGGCCTGGCCGGCGGGGTCGACGCGGACGGCGCCGCACGTGACGACGCCGGTCGTGCCCGCGTCGCCGAGCTGTGCGTGCGCGCCGAGAACGAGATGGCGGGCGCACCGACGGGCGGCATGGACCAGGCCGCGTCGCTGCGGGCCCGCGCGGGGCACGCGCTGCTCCTGGACTGCCGGGACGGCGGCGTGCGGCACGTGCCCTTCGACCTGGCCGCGCACGGCCTGGCGCTGCTGGTGGTCGACACCCGTGCGGAGCACTCGCACGTCGACGGGGAGTACGCGCAGCGCCGCGCCGCGTGCGAGGACGCGGCACGTCGGCTCGGTGTCGCGTCGCTGCGGGAGGTCGCCGACGCGGCCGAGGGCACCGGTGCCGCGCTGGCCGCGCTCGCCACCGCCGCCGACGGCGACGTCCTCGTGCGCCGCGTCCGGCACGTCACGTCCGAGATCGCTCGCGTACGTGCCTTCGTCGAGGCGCTCGACGCGGGCGACGTGCCGGCGGTCGGGCCGCTCATGGACGCCTCGCACGCGTCGCTGCGGGACGACTACGAGGTCTCCTGCCGTGAGCTCGACGTGGCCGTGGACGCGACCCTCGCCGCCGGCGCGCTCGGGGCCCGGATGACCGGGGGCGGGTTCGGCGGGTCCGCGATCGCGCTGGTCCGGGCCGCGGACGTGGACGCGGTCGCGACGGCGGTGGCGGCGGCGTTCGCCGCGCGCGGCCTCGCCACGCCGGCGTTCGCGGTCGCGGTCGCGGGTCCTCCCGCGGCATGA
- a CDS encoding efflux RND transporter periplasmic adaptor subunit produces the protein MVRRYVFPTLRIIIWAVIAVALVRIAFAGADVSTDASGAEPTGQVVEPTVEATTATITNAVTVRGSVVADPAVPVRATLAGTVSKVLVADGARVEAGTPVLEIRQETPQDPLTRTDPTTGETTVTERKPKVVVEQVTAPVAGTLAMPTLKDQVVSVGDTVGQVSPGTLSVSGTLTPDQQYRLVGAPAEAQVTLKGGPAPFTCSGLRIGAAAQPSTPGDTETETTTTPSGTIACSLPGDVTAFPGLGADLEIVNGTAPDAVVVPVSAVQGTVQRGNVWVVAAEGAEPEQREVGLGLTDGQVVQITEGLALGDLVMQFVPVPADEGEVDCADPSQFDPAVCA, from the coding sequence GTGGTCCGTCGCTACGTCTTTCCCACCCTGCGCATCATCATCTGGGCCGTCATCGCGGTGGCGCTGGTCCGCATCGCGTTCGCGGGTGCCGACGTCAGCACCGACGCGTCCGGGGCCGAGCCGACCGGACAGGTGGTCGAACCGACCGTCGAGGCGACGACCGCGACGATCACCAACGCGGTGACCGTCCGCGGCTCGGTCGTCGCGGACCCGGCCGTGCCCGTGCGCGCGACGCTGGCCGGCACGGTGTCCAAGGTGCTGGTGGCCGACGGTGCGCGGGTCGAAGCCGGCACGCCCGTCCTCGAGATCCGGCAGGAGACGCCGCAGGACCCGCTGACCCGGACCGACCCCACGACGGGCGAGACCACCGTGACCGAGCGCAAGCCCAAGGTGGTCGTCGAGCAGGTCACGGCGCCGGTCGCCGGGACGCTCGCCATGCCGACCCTCAAGGACCAGGTCGTCTCGGTCGGCGACACGGTCGGCCAGGTCTCCCCCGGCACCCTGTCGGTCTCCGGGACCCTGACGCCGGACCAGCAGTACCGGCTGGTGGGCGCACCGGCCGAGGCGCAGGTGACCCTCAAGGGCGGGCCGGCTCCGTTCACCTGCAGCGGGCTGCGGATCGGCGCCGCCGCGCAGCCCTCGACGCCGGGCGACACGGAGACCGAGACCACGACCACCCCCTCCGGCACCATCGCGTGCTCGCTGCCGGGCGACGTGACCGCGTTCCCAGGGCTGGGGGCGGACCTCGAGATCGTCAACGGCACGGCCCCCGACGCGGTGGTCGTCCCCGTCAGCGCCGTGCAGGGCACCGTGCAGCGCGGCAACGTCTGGGTGGTCGCGGCCGAGGGCGCCGAGCCGGAGCAGCGCGAGGTCGGGCTCGGCCTGACGGACGGCCAGGTCGTGCAGATCACCGAGGGCCTGGCGCTCGGCGACCTGGTCATGCAGTTCGTCCCGGTGCCCGCCGACGAGGGCGAGGTCGACTGCGCCGACCCGTCGCAGTTCGACCCGGCGGTCTGCGCATGA
- a CDS encoding ABC transporter ATP-binding protein produces MSLLELTGVTRSVRLPDDRLLEILRGVTLSVDTGEHVAVVGRSGTGKSTLLNILGLLDAPTDGEYLLEGTPIGRLSARERTRRRGEDFGFVFQQFNLLAGRTALENVAAPLMYARGRQFWHRRTLAAQMLDRVGLGDRLDTMPEKLSGGEQQRVAIARALVRGPRVILADEPTGALDVETGQEVMGLLDEIASITGAALVTITHDLAVAARAQRHYRLTEGVLVPVDLGGAGHEWVGDVPTLPGARALPGAVRGVPELGPSVPAQVHP; encoded by the coding sequence ATGAGCCTCCTGGAGCTGACCGGGGTCACCCGGTCCGTCCGCCTGCCCGACGACCGGCTGCTGGAGATCCTGCGCGGCGTGACGCTGAGCGTGGACACCGGCGAGCACGTCGCCGTGGTGGGGCGGTCCGGCACCGGCAAGTCGACCCTCCTGAACATCCTCGGCCTGCTCGACGCCCCGACGGACGGCGAGTACCTGCTCGAGGGCACGCCCATCGGCCGGCTGTCCGCCCGCGAGCGCACGCGCCGGCGGGGCGAGGACTTCGGGTTCGTGTTCCAGCAGTTCAACCTGCTGGCCGGGCGCACCGCGCTGGAGAACGTCGCCGCGCCGTTGATGTACGCCCGGGGCCGGCAGTTCTGGCACCGGCGGACGCTCGCGGCGCAGATGCTCGACCGCGTCGGGCTGGGCGACCGGCTCGACACCATGCCCGAGAAGCTGTCGGGTGGCGAGCAGCAGCGCGTCGCCATCGCGCGGGCGCTAGTCCGCGGACCCCGCGTGATCCTCGCGGACGAGCCCACCGGTGCGCTGGACGTCGAGACCGGCCAGGAGGTCATGGGCCTGCTCGACGAGATCGCGTCGATCACGGGCGCGGCGCTGGTCACCATCACCCACGACCTGGCGGTCGCCGCCCGGGCGCAGCGCCACTACCGGCTGACCGAGGGGGTGCTCGTGCCCGTCGACCTGGGCGGAGCCGGCCACGAGTGGGTCGGGGACGTGCCCACGCTGCCCGGTGCGCGGGCGCTGCCCGGCGCCGTGCGGGGTGTCCCCGAGCTCGGCCCGTCCGTCCCGGCGCAGGTGCACCCGTGA